Below is a genomic region from Marinobacter salsuginis.
CGGCTTCGGTACCCCGGAAGCTCCGAACTGTCGCGGGCTGACACCCGAGGAGTTCCAATCAATCGACTTTTCTAAGATCGATTTCAGCGAATATTACGGTGACCTGGTACCAGACACCATGACTCAAATTGAAGGGAAGATTTCTAATGGTGTTACGGATTTTTATAACAGTAATCAGTAGCTGTCTTGCCGGATCCCTGATTGCCGCCGAATCCCAAGTTCTTGGGCGCACCTATGAGATTGTTGAACCGGATGCACTGACTGAGATCCAGAGCAAGGTGGCTCAAGTTGATTGGGAAACAGTGATGAGTGACGGTGTTGCGCGCAATGCTGCCGCGCAAGCCGTGTCTCTGCCTCGCGCGCGGGAAGACCGCATTCGGTACCACATTCCTTATTACACGGCCGAATTCGATGTTAAGGACCAAAATGGGCAAATCATCTATCCAAAGGGATTCCAATTTAATCCCCTGGAGCATGTTCGTCTTCCCCAGCGGCTTATGTTTATCTCAAAAGATGACCTTGCCTGGGCACAGGTTCACCTAAAATCCACGGATATGGTCATGATCACCTCAGGTGATTACCGGGATATCGCCATGGCTTTGCAGCGCCCTGTTTTCATTCTTACCCCTCCTGTTCGCGACCGTCTCTCACTGCAGTTTGTTCCATCGATCGTGACACAAGAGGGCAGCACCCTCCGAATCGAAGAACACTCGATCAATCTCTAAAATTCATATAGTGCTATATACTCACATATATTGTTAGGCTAAACTTAGGGAAATTCCCGGACGTTTCTAGCCATGATGAGTATTCGAGCAATCTTGCTTCTTTTAACACTTATAGGGGCTTACACGGCCCCTCAATCAGCCCTCGCGTCCAAATGCCCCTCTGGCGTCTTGAATCCTGTTACGGACGTCTCCTGGCAGTGCATCTTCCCGATTCGCATTGGCGGGCTGAGCATCGGTAAAGGCGATTCAGGAATGCCCGATCCTGGTGCTGACTCCCCTTCCGTGCTCTGCAGCTGTAATTCAGGAGCGATCAATCGATACGGCATTGGTATTTCTATGTGGGAGCCCGCACGGCTGATTGATACCGTTTCAGATCCCTACTGCATGATGCCTCTCGGATTCAAGTTGATGAACACCGGCGGGAAACTGGGCGGATCGCACATGCAGGAAGATGGTCAGTCCAAAACCTTCCAGCAGATGCATTACTACTTCTTTCCCGCATTTAGCATCTTGGGGCTGTTCTATGACATCCCCTGCATAGCAGAGCGAGAATTCGACGTAGCGATGATGACTGAACTCATCCCTACCTGGAACAACGAAATTCTCTCGCTGATGATTCACCCCGAGTCGTTGCTGTTCGCCAACCCGGTCGCTCAACTGGCGTGCGCTGCGGATTCCTCTGGCGCCTTGGTTGGAAGGCCCGTTAATTCCCTCTTCTGGTGCATGGGATCGTGGTCAGGAGCCTATCCCCTGGCCGGGTCAATAACCGGCACGGATTACGTGACGGCGAATGCCGGGATCGCAGCCCGCGGAATCTACTTCATGGCTCGGATGGGACTACTAAAAGAATCCTCCTCAGATGGCTGCTATACCGCGCCAGTTCCCATTTGGTCCAAGGACAAATACAAGCTGCAACTGATGAAGCCTGTTCGGGACGATAGCTGCCGGCCGATCGGTCAAACCGGTTTGTTGTGGAGCCATTACAAGCACCCCCCCGCAGGCGGTGACAATTTTTCATGGATGGTGTTTAGGAGGCTCAACTGCTGTGTTTCTTATTAAAAGTAACCTGGGGTTTGCCCTAACCCTCTGTCTAATGAGCCCATTAGCCTCTGCGGAATCGGATGCCATTCCCACACTTCCCGATCAGATCAACGTGCCGGAGGAATATCTGGCGATCGCGAAACAGGCCAAAGAACGGGTGATGGATTCACCGGCGATGAAGGCCCGCGTCTCCGAAGTCATGCAGGAGGTGAACAGCGACCAGTGGCAAGCCCGAAAGAATGAATTTCTCAGTCTGCTTCGGGCCGATGCTGGCCTCGATGCTGGCGATCCTGAAAACCCAGACCCTAAAGCAACTGGCTCCCGCGCCCTGCTATTCGTCTCAAGCTCCATTCCGGAAATCACCTTGCGGAATTACGCCAGGGATCTTGAAAAGGTCGGTGGTGTGATGGTGATGCGCGGCATGATCGGTGGTCTCAAGAAAACACAGCCCACCATGGAATTCATGGCCAAGGTTCTTCGCAAGAACCCGACGTGTGAGGGGCCAAAGTGCGCAATGCGAGGGCTTGATGTCGTCATCGATCCCATCCAATTCAGGAATCACAACATCACCAAAGTCCCCGCCCTGGTCGTTGAGCAGAACTTTGATTTTCAAAGTTATTGCGAGAAAGGCGCTGCGACCCCCGGAATGCAACTGCCCGTGGTTTACGGGGATTCAAGCCTACAAAGTCTCCTGAAACGCTTAACCACTATGACCGGCGGCGCACCGGCCGAATCCATTCTTGCCAAGCTGGAGAACCCAAATGCTCAATAATAAAGTGAAAAATGTCCTTCTCACTTTGCTTGTAGGGGCACCTCTTGCCTTTGCAATTTCCTTCGTTTCAGACCACCTCAATATCACGGTCTCTGAGTCTGTCGATCACAGAATTTTTTGGGAAACCGACGCCATTGCCGGGCCAGGCGACTATGCGACATTCGAGCTTTCTCATGAATTGGCGGGCCATGAACCTGTGTTAATCAGCAAAAGGCTCATGTGCTGGGAGGGTCAAACAATAACCCAAAAGGATCTTGAGTTTTTTTGCGATGGAGAGTCTCTGGGGCGCGCCAAGACTGAAACGCTCAAAGGCGATCCTTTACCCCTATTTTCCTATTCGGGAGTAGTACCTGCCGGCAAAGCTTGGGCCTATGGATCGCATCCCGATTCTTTCGACTCACGGTATTGGGGTTTTGTGGACGTCTCCAAAACCAAGCGCCTCAAAGCGATCTTTTAAGGAGCCAACCCATGAAATTTGTACTGACACTGCTCTTGCTCGCTCTTGCTGCCTCACAGGCAAACGCCATCCAGCAGCCGAACCAGGATACTCAGATCAAGGGGTATCACTGGTATGAAGAACCGGTTAAGCCTTCTAGCGAAGAAGATCCCGATAAGAAGGAGAGGCAACCACTTCCTCCACCGCCACCGGCAGCGGAGATGATGGATATGCACCCGGATGACTTAAAAGCCATGCTCGAAAACTACCTGAAGGAAGCTGTTTGGCTTAGAACTCCGGAGAGTGTACTTGCCTATTATCGAATTCAGGATGTCGTGCGCCGCAAGGCTGCCGGATTTACGGCCGTGTCCAACATGGTCATGCTGCAAAATCCAACTCTCAGCGGTGCATCACAGTACCCGATTACTTCCCCAGGCCGAAAAGCGGAACTTCAGCAGCGCGCCAATAACCAGGCTCAATACCTAGAAAACTTCAGGGGCAAATATGCCCTAGCACTTTTCTCGACTGAAGAGTGCCCGTACTGCTCGCCTCAAAGAAACATTCTCAAGTTAGTGTCAGATCGCACCGGGCTTGAAACTACTGAAGTCAATATAAACAAAAACCCATCCGCTCAAGCGCGATTCGATGTCCAAGTGACCCCGATGGTTATTCTCATCGAGCGTAATAGCGAACGCTGGATGCCAATTGCAGTTGGGGTGGAATCAGCCACCAAAATCACCTCAAACGCATATCGCGCCATCCGCTATTTGAGAGGCGAGACATCCCCTGAGCAATTCCTCACACCCGAATATCGCCAGGGTGGATTCTTTGATCCGGGCGCGCCAAAGGGAGAATCGTTCTGATGAAAAGGCTTATCCTCCCAACCCTAATCCTTTCGCTTTCCGCGCCAGTGGCCTCCGCAAACTGGACGGATGACTGGTTTGCTTCATCCACGTCCAGTGGCGCATCAAGCTACAAGAACCAGCAACGCGGTTTCTACTCTGCAGGCTCCTATTCAGCCCGCTTCAACGTGTCCAACGACCCGCTTCTCACTATTTCGCCCCCCAGGGTATCGGCAGGGTGTGGTGGTGTTGATCTTTTTCTTGGCGGGATGTCGATGCTCGACCCGGATTACCTGGTCGATAAGCTTCAGAACATGATTCAGGCAGCTCCTGCCGTCGCTTTCGACACAGCAATGAAAGTGATGAGCAAAGAACTCTCTGAGACGATGAAAAGTTTCGAAAAAATAATCAACGACTTGAACGGAATTCAGATCAACGATTGCCAATTTGCCAAAAAGCTTGGCGAGCCCGTTGGTGATTTTATCGGGACCGCAGCTAGCAACCGTCTCAAAGCCCTGGATAGCAAGGCGGCCACCGCACTTGGGTCAGTTACAAGCTGGTATGAAACGACTGAAAATCAAGTAGCAGCCAACCAGGAGCCATCCGTCGACGTCAAGCAGCTTACTGCCGATTGTCCGACCCAATTCAACAACATCTTCAAGACTGGCTCCCTACTACAGAATGCCGCTGACGAATTCGGTTTCCAGTACGTCGATACCATGCGTGGATTCGTGGGTGATGTGATGATCAACGCAACGGCAGCCGTAAAAGCCCCCGTCATCGAACCGATTAGCTCATGCCCCAATAACGACGAATCCAGCATCGATGATTTCGTTGTCGGCAATGCCGAAAAGAAAGTCAACGGTGCGGGTGGACCTGTTTGCCAAACGGATTCAGCGACTCCAGGCGGTCTTCTGGCGCTAGTGAGCAATCAGATGAATGCGATCGCCACCAAAATCGAGAACAAAACCGCTTTAAGTGCAGCAGATGAGGCGTTCCTGACCTCTTCTCCGATCCCAATCCTGCCAATTATTGTCGATTCCATTGCACTGGGAGACAAAGCAATGGCGATCGCTCTCACGGAAGAAGTCGTCGCCTATGCCTATGCGTTTTATATGGTCGATGATCTCTACAACACCATCGACAACATGATCCGCGAAATCGACGCGGTTATGAACAGCACAGGCGCCGCCGGCCCACAATGCGACAGAACAGTTTACGCCGAGGTTGCCGACCATCTAACCGGAATAAAAAAAGACGCTTACCAATTCCGAATGGCCGCGCGAACCAGCTACCTCAAAAAAACCCAAGAGCAGATGGCACACATCGCATTTACCGCTGCCCAGGCTAAGCGACAAGAAGAAGTTCTTCGGCGCAATGCAGAGGACATCACTCAATGAAGCGCACACTTCCGATAATCGCTCTGATCCTCGTGGCAGCGCTACCAAGCACAGCGTTTGCCCTGGATATGGATTTCTATACCTATGACGGCTTCACGGAAACGGTAAACGCCTTTAAACGCATTTCACTGGTATTTGCGAATAATCAGTACACCACATTATTCGCCGTGGCCGTGGTACTCGGCCTGTTACTCGGTGGTTTGTTCACAGTCGGTAAAGGCATCATTAATTTCCAACAGTCGGCCACTGGCCTCAGCCTGTCCTGGTTAATGACGACCTTAATTGGCGTGGCTGTCTTTAAAGCATTGATCACTCCAACCGGCACTGTGCATGTATATGACCCGGTCCGAAATGCCTATGAAGCTGTGCCAGACGTTCCTGATTTGATTGTTTTGGTCGCTGGTATGACCAACAAAGCGGAGCGGGCAGTTCAAGAGATTGTGGATGCCTCGGCCGCTCATCCCTACGGGACAGAGGGAATGGGTGTTGGCTTCGAGCTCCTGCTCAACGCAACGTCGGATAAAACCTTTTCCTCCGATTATTACCTCCAGAAGTCTATCCGACAGTATTTCAAAGACTGCTCAAAACTTGCTCTTGTCCTTCCCAGCTACGCAGTGGATCTTGCCGAGATTAAAAGCGGCACGGACGACTTGCTGAACCAGTTAGCCGATATGAAATCGCCTGCGATGTTTACGACCATGTATTCCTCTGGCGCGGGCAAGGCCGGCACAGTGATGAGTTGCTCAGACGCTTATGACAATGTCCTGGCGCCGGCTCTAAACGCCGCGCCAACATACGATGAGCACCTGAATTCCGTTTGTACCAAAACCGGCTTTGATATAGCCGTACCCGCACAAAAAACAGCGTGCGAAACAAAGATTCAAAACATGAATCTTAACGTGTTTGGAGCCGCAGCCGCCCCACCTGCGCAATTGCTTAGAAACGTGGTCATTAGTAATGCAATCGCCAGCGTTATGCTTGATGAAAACCCAGATGCGGGGATCCGCGCCTTAACCAACCGGTCCATGGTCAACAACGGACTTGGAATTGCTGTTAGCGCGAACGAGTGGATGCCAAAGATTAGGGCTTCAGTTACCGCCATAGTGTTGGGACTGATCCCGATTCTGGCACTTTTCATTGTGACGCCACTATTCCCCATGGCCCTGAAGCTTATCGTGGCTCTTCTCGGCTGGATAATGCTGTGGGGGGTCATGGATGTGATCTTGGCACAAATTGCGGTCGACCAGGCCTACGATGCCGTTGACGAAATTCAGCGTCACAACATGGGGCTATCCGCAATGTTCCTTGCCCCCGAAAGTGCAACCCAGGCGCTTTCTCTTTTTGGAAAAGCCCGCGGCATGGGTATCACCATTTCGGCTTTCATCGCCGCCATGCTCTTCAAGATGTCGCCCTATGGCCTGACGTCTCTGGCTGGAAATTGGTCGGGGCATGCTGACGGCGCAGGCTCTGACGCAGCGAACAAAGCTCAGTCCCCTGTAGAAAGCATGAACCATTTGAATTCGCTTGCGAGTGCTCGCGGATCCGCAAACCTCATGGCCGAGACCGGGTGGAACAATATCGCCTCTGTTTCTGAGCACAATCAAGCAGAAAGCCACTACCGAGGCCTCGAAACGATGTCTGGCATGGCAGATCTTGGCCACACCAGTCCGATCACCTCAGGTAAAGCATTGGGCGCATATGGAGCCGGTGGAGTTGTGGGTGGCGTTGCTGGCGCCGTCCAATCCAACGGTGGAGATAGCTCCCCTGAAGCTCTATTCAAGCAGGGGCTAAACACCTCGAATGTAGAAAGCCAGGTGAGGCACGGGGCTGCCTCCGGCCGCAATCAGTCTGCCGCGACCTTTGGTATGTCTGTGAATGAGCAGGAAGCCATTAATACTGCACAGTCAGTTTCAATCAACACAGGCAACACTCAGCGTGTAGGCACCATGCTTGACCGTATCGCAGAGCAGCACCCTGATCTATCGAGAGGACAAATTTTTGAGGCTTATGCGACAGCCACTAATGCTGACCTGTGGGGCAAGTTGAGCGCTACTAACTGGCATCCCGGCGAGATGGTCAAGTTCTCAGAATTTTCAGCAAACATGAATCAGTCAGAGCTTCGCGGAATGATGAGTTACATGGCAGAAACGGGCCAGTCTCCATCCCAGATTTATGAGGCAGTAGGTTCCGTGCGCGCTGCTTCTGATCACGGAACTGCGCTGGCATTGGATGAAGTTACGCCACAGCAGCTTGCTGTTTCTCAAGCAATCGAAACTATGAAGCGATCAGCAGATGGCCAAGCAACTTATGAACAGGGAATGATGAGACCAGGAGGTATGTATGAATACCTCTTGGACACTGGAAGACTCCATCAGTCTGCCGTCGCTTCAAACCTCACCACAATGGAATTAATGTCCGATGGAACCGGAATGTCGATGCAAGAACTTGTTCTTCGCGATCGCCTGGCTTCGGCTGGCTCGTTTTCTATGTCCAAAGAAGAAATGCAGAGCGCACATGACGAAAACGGCTGGTTCACACAGCGTCAAATCGACGCGGTTGATGATGGGGCTCGGGTAACACTTGCTCTCGACAATGAGGGGAACATCGTTCACAGCAGCGCTCTGTCCGGTAACAACGCCGCCTCTGACAACCACATTCGCAAAGATAGGAGTTACACCGAAACTGACACCACCAGAATTGAAACCGGTGGGAGGGTCGAGCTCCCCAACGCGGCGCATTGGGCTCTTAGCAAGGATCCTGCTGATACAGCCCGCCTTGCCGACCAATTCCAGAAGTTTGCCGGCGATGGCGAACAAGGCAACAAAGCAATGTTCCTGCATCAGCTTACTAGCGTGATCGATGCAGTGAACAGCTCAAACCTCTCAGAAAACGTGAGTGTGGGCGGCGCTTTCCAGGCCGGGCTTCAAACACCGTTGCAAGATCTTTCTCCTGTCCATGCCTCAGCGATGGTGAACGCTGGCATTACATACGCTGATCACGAAGACGCAAATATGAATCGCCAGGCCTTGGAGAAGCTTGCGGAATCTACGTGGAACGTCATGGAGAGCTACGAAACACAACCCGGCTCTCTCACACCAGAAAGGGACGCCGCGACAGCCGCTGCGCTGCACTTCCAAGACGGCTTCCAAAAACTTTACTCGGCGGCTGGAGAGGATGCGGATGCCCGCTACACAACACTTTCTGAACATGAAGGCAAGGAGCTACTTAACGATGGCGAGGAAGAGAAGACCCCGAATCGTAGGTCTCGCAGCAATGCTGGTCGTTAGTTCTTCGGTATTGGCGGACATAAATCAATGTTTTTCTGAGGCCGCAGGTCGCTACCAGATCCCGGCAAAGTTATTGAAAGCAATTGCCCTTGTTGAAAGTAATAACAAAACCGATGCGATAAACGGCAACAACAGCGATGGTTCCAGAGATTATGGGTTAATGCAGATCAACTCCCAGCATTTAGAGCGGTTGCAGCCCTACCGAATAACAGCTCCTGTTCTGGTTCGCGATCCTTGCACCAATATCCATGTAGGCGCCTGGATCCTTGCCGAAAACCTCGTTACCACAAAAGGCGACCTTTGGGCCGCTGTGGGAGCCTATAACGCAGGATTCTCAACCAAACCAAAAGTACAGCGCGCCCGCCGGCACTATGTGTCGAAGGTCCGTGATGCCCTAAACCATGTAGGAGAGTGATGCTATGGACCAGGAAAAAAACACCGAACAAACGCTTATCGAAGCATTTACTCGTCAGCAGACGGCCTTTGCCGACGCCATAATGTCAGAGACCCGGAAAGCTCGACGCAATGCGAATTTCAGGACGATTGGATTCATTCTGGTCATTGTCACTATTTTCACAATTAACATTCTTTACTCGCGAGGAATTCTCGGAGGCATAACGATCCCAAAAGGCGAATCCTATGTTTCCCTAGTAAGAATTAATGGCCCTATAGAGGCAGGAAAACCTACAGCACTTAGTGAATTAGAAAACAACCTTTACCAAGCCTTCCACGACGAAGATTCTAAGGGTGTTCTTCTAGTGATCAACTCGCCGGGTGGCACGCCCGTTCAGTCACACAAGCTTCACCAGTACCTAATGCAACTTAAAGAGGAAACTGGCAAGCGCTTGGTGGTGTTAGGTGACGACATGCTCACGAGCGGGGCTTATATGGTCGCAGTTGCTGCCGATAAGATACTAGTGAATCCGGCTACGCTCACTGGTTCGATCGGCGTCTTCCAGCAATCCTTTGGCCTTAAAAATCTTGCGGAGAAGGCTGGTGTAACAGCTAGAACTATCGTAGCTGGCGACAACAAAAGGAGGCTTGACCCTTTCACGGATGCAAAACCTGAGGACCTTCTTAAAGTTCAATCGGTGCTCGATGAAATACACCAGCAGTTCATTGCCGTTGTGCGATCATCCAGAAAAGATAAGCTGTCAGAGGCTGATGATCTTTTCAGCGGAGACTACTGGACAGGAACCGAAGCATTATCTCTTGGTTTAGTTGACGGAATATCCACTTACCATCGAGTGTTGAAAGAAGAGTTTGGCTCAGAACATGCCCTCGATTACAGCTTGAAACCAGGGCT
It encodes:
- a CDS encoding conjugal transfer protein TraW; this translates as MVLRIFITVISSCLAGSLIAAESQVLGRTYEIVEPDALTEIQSKVAQVDWETVMSDGVARNAAAQAVSLPRAREDRIRYHIPYYTAEFDVKDQNGQIIYPKGFQFNPLEHVRLPQRLMFISKDDLAWAQVHLKSTDMVMITSGDYRDIAMALQRPVFILTPPVRDRLSLQFVPSIVTQEGSTLRIEEHSINL
- a CDS encoding TraU family protein, with amino-acid sequence MMSIRAILLLLTLIGAYTAPQSALASKCPSGVLNPVTDVSWQCIFPIRIGGLSIGKGDSGMPDPGADSPSVLCSCNSGAINRYGIGISMWEPARLIDTVSDPYCMMPLGFKLMNTGGKLGGSHMQEDGQSKTFQQMHYYFFPAFSILGLFYDIPCIAEREFDVAMMTELIPTWNNEILSLMIHPESLLFANPVAQLACAADSSGALVGRPVNSLFWCMGSWSGAYPLAGSITGTDYVTANAGIAARGIYFMARMGLLKESSSDGCYTAPVPIWSKDKYKLQLMKPVRDDSCRPIGQTGLLWSHYKHPPAGGDNFSWMVFRRLNCCVSY
- a CDS encoding type-F conjugative transfer system pilin assembly protein TrbC; its protein translation is MFLIKSNLGFALTLCLMSPLASAESDAIPTLPDQINVPEEYLAIAKQAKERVMDSPAMKARVSEVMQEVNSDQWQARKNEFLSLLRADAGLDAGDPENPDPKATGSRALLFVSSSIPEITLRNYARDLEKVGGVMVMRGMIGGLKKTQPTMEFMAKVLRKNPTCEGPKCAMRGLDVVIDPIQFRNHNITKVPALVVEQNFDFQSYCEKGAATPGMQLPVVYGDSSLQSLLKRLTTMTGGAPAESILAKLENPNAQ
- a CDS encoding S26 family signal peptidase → MLNNKVKNVLLTLLVGAPLAFAISFVSDHLNITVSESVDHRIFWETDAIAGPGDYATFELSHELAGHEPVLISKRLMCWEGQTITQKDLEFFCDGESLGRAKTETLKGDPLPLFSYSGVVPAGKAWAYGSHPDSFDSRYWGFVDVSKTKRLKAIF
- a CDS encoding conjugal transfer protein TraF; protein product: MKFVLTLLLLALAASQANAIQQPNQDTQIKGYHWYEEPVKPSSEEDPDKKERQPLPPPPPAAEMMDMHPDDLKAMLENYLKEAVWLRTPESVLAYYRIQDVVRRKAAGFTAVSNMVMLQNPTLSGASQYPITSPGRKAELQQRANNQAQYLENFRGKYALALFSTEECPYCSPQRNILKLVSDRTGLETTEVNINKNPSAQARFDVQVTPMVILIERNSERWMPIAVGVESATKITSNAYRAIRYLRGETSPEQFLTPEYRQGGFFDPGAPKGESF
- a CDS encoding conjugal transfer protein TraH, with protein sequence MKRLILPTLILSLSAPVASANWTDDWFASSTSSGASSYKNQQRGFYSAGSYSARFNVSNDPLLTISPPRVSAGCGGVDLFLGGMSMLDPDYLVDKLQNMIQAAPAVAFDTAMKVMSKELSETMKSFEKIINDLNGIQINDCQFAKKLGEPVGDFIGTAASNRLKALDSKAATALGSVTSWYETTENQVAANQEPSVDVKQLTADCPTQFNNIFKTGSLLQNAADEFGFQYVDTMRGFVGDVMINATAAVKAPVIEPISSCPNNDESSIDDFVVGNAEKKVNGAGGPVCQTDSATPGGLLALVSNQMNAIATKIENKTALSAADEAFLTSSPIPILPIIVDSIALGDKAMAIALTEEVVAYAYAFYMVDDLYNTIDNMIREIDAVMNSTGAAGPQCDRTVYAEVADHLTGIKKDAYQFRMAARTSYLKKTQEQMAHIAFTAAQAKRQEEVLRRNAEDITQ
- a CDS encoding conjugal transfer protein TraG N-terminal domain-containing protein — encoded protein: MKRTLPIIALILVAALPSTAFALDMDFYTYDGFTETVNAFKRISLVFANNQYTTLFAVAVVLGLLLGGLFTVGKGIINFQQSATGLSLSWLMTTLIGVAVFKALITPTGTVHVYDPVRNAYEAVPDVPDLIVLVAGMTNKAERAVQEIVDASAAHPYGTEGMGVGFELLLNATSDKTFSSDYYLQKSIRQYFKDCSKLALVLPSYAVDLAEIKSGTDDLLNQLADMKSPAMFTTMYSSGAGKAGTVMSCSDAYDNVLAPALNAAPTYDEHLNSVCTKTGFDIAVPAQKTACETKIQNMNLNVFGAAAAPPAQLLRNVVISNAIASVMLDENPDAGIRALTNRSMVNNGLGIAVSANEWMPKIRASVTAIVLGLIPILALFIVTPLFPMALKLIVALLGWIMLWGVMDVILAQIAVDQAYDAVDEIQRHNMGLSAMFLAPESATQALSLFGKARGMGITISAFIAAMLFKMSPYGLTSLAGNWSGHADGAGSDAANKAQSPVESMNHLNSLASARGSANLMAETGWNNIASVSEHNQAESHYRGLETMSGMADLGHTSPITSGKALGAYGAGGVVGGVAGAVQSNGGDSSPEALFKQGLNTSNVESQVRHGAASGRNQSAATFGMSVNEQEAINTAQSVSINTGNTQRVGTMLDRIAEQHPDLSRGQIFEAYATATNADLWGKLSATNWHPGEMVKFSEFSANMNQSELRGMMSYMAETGQSPSQIYEAVGSVRAASDHGTALALDEVTPQQLAVSQAIETMKRSADGQATYEQGMMRPGGMYEYLLDTGRLHQSAVASNLTTMELMSDGTGMSMQELVLRDRLASAGSFSMSKEEMQSAHDENGWFTQRQIDAVDDGARVTLALDNEGNIVHSSALSGNNAASDNHIRKDRSYTETDTTRIETGGRVELPNAAHWALSKDPADTARLADQFQKFAGDGEQGNKAMFLHQLTSVIDAVNSSNLSENVSVGGAFQAGLQTPLQDLSPVHASAMVNAGITYADHEDANMNRQALEKLAESTWNVMESYETQPGSLTPERDAATAAALHFQDGFQKLYSAAGEDADARYTTLSEHEGKELLNDGEEEKTPNRRSRSNAGR
- a CDS encoding lytic transglycosylase domain-containing protein, encoding MLVVSSSVLADINQCFSEAAGRYQIPAKLLKAIALVESNNKTDAINGNNSDGSRDYGLMQINSQHLERLQPYRITAPVLVRDPCTNIHVGAWILAENLVTTKGDLWAAVGAYNAGFSTKPKVQRARRHYVSKVRDALNHVGE
- a CDS encoding S49 family peptidase — translated: MDQEKNTEQTLIEAFTRQQTAFADAIMSETRKARRNANFRTIGFILVIVTIFTINILYSRGILGGITIPKGESYVSLVRINGPIEAGKPTALSELENNLYQAFHDEDSKGVLLVINSPGGTPVQSHKLHQYLMQLKEETGKRLVVLGDDMLTSGAYMVAVAADKILVNPATLTGSIGVFQQSFGLKNLAEKAGVTARTIVAGDNKRRLDPFTDAKPEDLLKVQSVLDEIHQQFIAVVRSSRKDKLSEADDLFSGDYWTGTEALSLGLVDGISTYHRVLKEEFGSEHALDYSLKPGLFGRLPSVSESIADSIVSRISSELSNINGPRL